A portion of the Leptospira mtsangambouensis genome contains these proteins:
- a CDS encoding FAD-dependent oxidoreductase, protein MNPAFTPIQIGNFTLPNRFIMGSMHLGVEGETGTAERMAAFYGKRFDGGVGLIVTGGISVNEEGKGSRTFFNIQKEEHFNELKRMNELLSGKGTMCAQLFHAGRYAADRNCVAPSAIRAPINRYVPKALTEDQCWKTIEDFGVAAKLARESGFGAVEIMGSEGYLLNQFFSPVTNQRDDYFGGDAIRRMNFSIEVLRVVKKQLPEGFPVIFRMSGIDLIPGNPNFEEVIQLAQVLRDEKVSALNIGIGWHESRVPTISQLVPRGAWVPIASRIKEKVTGVPIIASNRVNDPITMQKVFDENRADIISMARPFLADPFIVKKFQTGMSNRINTCVACNQACLDHAFQEKFVSCIVNPEAVHELEFSKPKTKDPKKVLVIGTGPAGLEAARASANLGHKVTLVEKANVLGGQFQLASNIPGKSEFKETIRYFANELPALGVEIRLNTNATLTLLETENPDVTIFASGVKPREFSLKGLENLPSGNYTEYLTGKFKPGKRVAVIGGGGIGVDVAHRLTEEEDPTLNSYDKKYNISSFTNAGVQKEKAHRDVAVFRRNGKHGAGLGPTTFWALKQELESVGVEFYQGLTYKEVTKEGLKVELKNGEEFLYPCDSLILCVGQEKENSVLDEFKSKYPNKQTIVIGGAKDPKNIDAKRAFLEGLEAAHSIH, encoded by the coding sequence ATGAATCCAGCATTTACACCGATCCAAATTGGTAATTTTACCCTCCCCAACCGTTTTATTATGGGCTCCATGCATCTTGGTGTGGAAGGAGAAACCGGCACAGCTGAAAGGATGGCCGCTTTTTATGGCAAACGATTCGACGGGGGAGTGGGTCTTATCGTGACCGGTGGGATCAGTGTGAATGAGGAAGGGAAAGGATCTCGGACTTTTTTTAACATCCAGAAAGAAGAACATTTTAATGAATTAAAACGAATGAATGAACTCCTCTCAGGCAAAGGAACCATGTGTGCACAACTTTTTCATGCAGGTCGTTATGCTGCGGATAGAAATTGTGTGGCCCCGTCTGCCATTCGTGCACCAATCAATCGTTATGTGCCAAAAGCTCTGACAGAAGACCAGTGTTGGAAAACCATAGAAGACTTTGGAGTGGCGGCAAAACTCGCACGAGAAAGTGGGTTTGGTGCCGTTGAGATTATGGGGAGCGAAGGATATTTATTAAACCAGTTTTTTTCTCCGGTCACCAACCAGAGAGATGATTATTTTGGCGGGGATGCAATTCGCCGGATGAACTTTTCCATAGAAGTCCTTCGTGTTGTGAAAAAACAACTCCCGGAAGGATTTCCTGTTATTTTTCGTATGTCAGGGATTGATCTGATTCCAGGAAACCCAAACTTTGAAGAAGTCATTCAGCTAGCGCAAGTTTTGCGGGATGAAAAAGTTTCTGCTTTGAATATTGGTATCGGTTGGCATGAATCTAGAGTTCCTACCATTAGCCAACTGGTTCCGAGAGGGGCTTGGGTTCCCATAGCAAGTCGGATCAAGGAAAAGGTCACTGGAGTTCCTATCATTGCATCGAACCGAGTAAATGATCCCATCACGATGCAAAAAGTTTTTGATGAAAACAGGGCAGATATCATTTCAATGGCAAGACCATTTCTGGCAGATCCATTCATTGTCAAAAAATTCCAAACCGGAATGTCAAACCGAATCAACACTTGTGTGGCCTGTAACCAAGCCTGTCTTGACCATGCCTTCCAAGAAAAATTTGTTTCCTGCATTGTGAACCCAGAAGCGGTCCATGAATTAGAATTTTCGAAACCTAAAACCAAAGATCCTAAAAAAGTTCTCGTGATTGGAACAGGGCCTGCAGGGCTTGAGGCAGCACGTGCCAGTGCAAACCTAGGCCACAAGGTCACTCTTGTGGAAAAAGCCAATGTCCTTGGTGGTCAATTCCAATTGGCATCTAACATTCCAGGTAAGTCAGAATTCAAAGAAACCATTCGATACTTTGCCAATGAACTTCCTGCACTTGGAGTTGAGATTCGTTTGAATACAAATGCAACCTTAACATTGTTAGAAACAGAAAATCCCGATGTGACTATTTTTGCCAGCGGTGTGAAACCACGTGAGTTTTCTTTAAAAGGACTAGAAAATCTTCCATCAGGAAATTATACTGAGTATCTTACAGGAAAATTCAAACCAGGAAAACGTGTAGCGGTGATTGGTGGAGGAGGGATTGGTGTGGATGTGGCCCATAGATTGACGGAAGAAGAAGATCCTACTTTAAATTCCTATGATAAAAAATACAATATCAGTTCCTTTACCAATGCTGGAGTTCAGAAAGAAAAAGCACACAGGGATGTGGCTGTCTTTCGTAGGAATGGAAAACACGGAGCAGGGCTTGGGCCTACAACATTTTGGGCCCTCAAACAAGAGTTAGAGTCTGTGGGAGTGGAGTTTTACCAAGGCCTTACATACAAAGAAGTCACAAAAGAAGGTTTAAAAGTGGAACTAAAAAATGGAGAAGAGTTTTTGTATCCTTGTGATTCACTGATTTTATGTGTAGGCCAGGAAAAAGAAAACTCTGTATTAGATGAATTCAAATCTAAATACCCAAACAAACAAACCATTGTGATTGGTGGGGCAAAAGATCCAAAAAATATCGATGCCAAACGAGCATTTTTAGAAGGTTTAGAAGCAGCGCATAGCATTCATTAG
- a CDS encoding acyl-CoA dehydrogenase family protein, with product MIANNYFSEDEDLQVIFNQLLDWDSIIKETEGEGFFDHQTFVKTNNPRYEMAPSTKEEALELYTSSLEAMGDFFGNDVSQKSQTMDRNELKYSNGKVIFPKETIEVYEKFRNTGLMAYSLSREAGGLAFPATVGALYAMLMARADVAFCMTTTLLNLAQIVDRFGTPEQVETYATKAATGECLFAMSLTEPDYGSDLNNVRTVAVKQEDGSYRLTGTKRFISQGCGLGDHPALLLTLARTGKSEGGARGLSVFIVKSEDVFVAGIEKKMGIHASPTCEIVYENTYGEILGEEGLGLTRYTAGMTNFMRLVSASGGCGGGAAAYFECVKYASERKQFGKPIGEIPAVAEMIHKIKRETNAMRLLTLETARVIDMYQHHQIRMEKAGNEDREIRKDEKVKYWSTLASTLTPMAKYYSSEEGHKCTNLAVQVFGGAGYTEDYDISRMFRDSRINTIYEGTSQIHVRIATGAILAGMAGDGNFRKYLNSLKAEIPTPSSFLLEQERILEESIRVMRNIQEEVRKETVAENLMIQMTRYICSLLYEKSISKIKDSKVKETWEKDCRAYVVDSAAIAQSSLYRIQNFG from the coding sequence ATGATCGCAAATAACTATTTTTCAGAAGACGAAGACTTACAGGTAATTTTTAACCAACTTCTTGATTGGGATTCCATCATTAAAGAAACAGAAGGGGAAGGTTTTTTTGACCACCAAACATTTGTAAAAACAAATAACCCTCGTTATGAAATGGCTCCTTCTACAAAAGAAGAAGCACTCGAATTATATACTTCTAGTTTGGAAGCAATGGGTGATTTTTTTGGAAACGATGTGTCCCAAAAATCTCAGACAATGGATCGTAATGAATTAAAGTATTCCAATGGAAAGGTGATTTTTCCTAAAGAAACCATCGAGGTTTATGAAAAGTTTCGAAACACAGGTCTTATGGCATATTCTCTTTCGAGAGAAGCAGGTGGTCTTGCTTTCCCGGCAACGGTGGGCGCACTGTATGCGATGCTTATGGCAAGGGCCGATGTTGCTTTTTGTATGACGACTACCTTACTCAACTTAGCACAAATTGTGGACCGGTTTGGAACTCCTGAACAGGTAGAAACCTATGCCACAAAGGCCGCAACCGGAGAGTGTTTATTTGCTATGTCACTCACGGAGCCTGATTATGGATCTGACCTTAACAATGTAAGAACTGTTGCAGTGAAACAAGAAGATGGAAGTTACCGCTTAACAGGAACAAAACGGTTTATCTCACAAGGTTGTGGGCTTGGTGACCATCCAGCCCTTCTTCTCACATTGGCACGCACTGGAAAATCGGAAGGTGGAGCAAGAGGACTCTCTGTATTCATTGTAAAAAGTGAAGATGTATTTGTGGCAGGTATCGAAAAGAAAATGGGAATTCATGCTTCTCCCACTTGTGAAATTGTCTATGAAAACACATACGGGGAAATTTTAGGAGAAGAAGGACTTGGTCTCACTCGTTATACAGCTGGGATGACAAACTTTATGCGTCTTGTCAGTGCCTCCGGTGGTTGTGGTGGGGGAGCTGCTGCTTATTTCGAATGTGTGAAGTATGCAAGCGAAAGAAAACAATTCGGAAAACCCATTGGTGAAATTCCTGCAGTGGCAGAGATGATTCATAAAATCAAACGGGAAACAAATGCAATGCGACTTCTCACTTTAGAAACAGCTCGTGTGATCGATATGTACCAACACCATCAAATCCGAATGGAAAAAGCTGGAAACGAAGATAGAGAAATTCGAAAAGATGAAAAGGTAAAGTATTGGTCTACACTTGCTTCCACTCTCACTCCGATGGCTAAGTATTATAGTTCGGAAGAAGGGCATAAATGTACCAATCTTGCAGTGCAAGTGTTTGGTGGTGCAGGTTACACAGAAGATTACGATATCTCTCGTATGTTTAGGGACTCTCGAATCAATACCATTTATGAAGGCACAAGCCAAATTCATGTTCGAATTGCTACAGGTGCTATTCTTGCCGGTATGGCAGGTGATGGAAATTTCAGAAAGTATCTCAATTCTTTGAAAGCTGAGATTCCAACTCCATCATCGTTTCTTTTGGAACAAGAAAGAATTTTGGAAGAATCCATCCGTGTGATGCGAAACATCCAAGAAGAAGTAAGAAAAGAAACAGTCGCAGAAAACTTAATGATCCAAATGACTCGTTACATCTGTAGTTTGTTATACGAAAAATCAATTTCCAAAATTAAGGACTCTAAGGTCAAAGAAACTTGGGAAAAAGATTGCCGGGCTTATGTTGTTGATAGTGCAGCCATCGCCCAATCTTCTTTGTATCGAATTCAAAATTTTGGATAA
- a CDS encoding serine hydrolase domain-containing protein — protein sequence MNQKKILINVTLFLFSFTNHPIDSEPTEKENCAKPIALRDWEISNSTETEFDDTKFCQLIKEISSDESEFHSFLIERHGKLIAEVYNTREDHPFNKRYGLRFPFDEETKFDINTLHDVRSVSKSVVSLLFGIAIDKKIIDGVDTSVLSFYPALPVAVDDPKQKITWKHLLTMSSGLNWEEWRYVFLFSDETRLLWKKDIPSFVFDRKILNPPGTKFNYNGGGTSVLSDILVAKTNKSLKELAKEWLFDPLEIQHFEWVEDQNGRALPHAGLRLRPRDMLKLGRLVLNHGYWKGKQIVPKQWINDSLKFQIDSEVKIFRKDGKSLGYGYQWWLGETIYLEKKIPWSLALGNGGQLIFSIPSLDMVIVTTAGGYGDPTSIQKILDLVEKIITTAK from the coding sequence GTGAACCAAAAAAAGATTCTGATCAATGTAACACTTTTCCTTTTTTCTTTTACAAACCATCCGATCGATTCAGAACCAACTGAAAAAGAAAACTGTGCAAAACCAATTGCTCTTCGCGATTGGGAAATTTCGAATTCGACCGAAACTGAATTTGATGATACAAAGTTTTGCCAGTTGATAAAAGAAATTAGTTCTGATGAAAGTGAATTTCATTCATTCCTCATCGAAAGACATGGGAAACTAATCGCAGAAGTTTACAATACCAGAGAAGACCATCCGTTTAATAAACGTTATGGTCTCAGATTCCCTTTTGATGAAGAAACAAAATTTGATATTAATACATTACATGATGTGAGATCAGTTAGTAAATCGGTAGTTTCTTTACTTTTTGGGATTGCTATTGATAAAAAAATTATCGATGGAGTCGATACATCTGTTCTTTCTTTTTACCCTGCGTTACCCGTTGCAGTGGATGATCCCAAACAAAAGATTACTTGGAAACACCTACTAACAATGAGTAGTGGACTAAATTGGGAAGAATGGAGGTATGTATTTTTATTTAGTGATGAAACACGACTCCTTTGGAAAAAGGACATACCAAGTTTTGTTTTTGACAGAAAAATATTAAATCCACCAGGAACTAAATTCAATTACAACGGAGGTGGAACATCGGTTCTTTCTGATATTCTAGTTGCGAAAACCAACAAATCATTGAAAGAATTGGCGAAAGAATGGTTATTTGATCCATTAGAAATTCAACACTTTGAATGGGTGGAAGATCAAAATGGAAGAGCACTTCCACATGCAGGGCTTCGATTAAGACCGAGGGATATGTTAAAGTTAGGTAGGTTGGTTTTAAACCATGGATACTGGAAAGGGAAACAAATTGTTCCAAAACAATGGATAAATGACTCACTTAAATTTCAAATCGATTCAGAGGTAAAAATATTTAGAAAAGATGGGAAGTCTCTTGGTTACGGGTACCAATGGTGGCTCGGAGAAACGATCTATTTGGAGAAAAAAATTCCGTGGTCCCTTGCACTAGGGAATGGAGGCCAACTCATTTTCTCCATCCCCAGTTTAGATATGGTAATTGTTACCACTGCTGGTGGTTATGGAGATCCGACCTCCATCCAAAAAATTTTGGACTTAGTTGAAAAAATCATAACAACCGCTAAGTGA
- a CDS encoding lipoprotein — protein MKKILTILTSVALVATASVFAHDHDGHGRNAMAGDHFKKMDANGDNKVSKEEWQKFHDGFFTELDKDADGSVTLEEMKAARIEKRDEKKEEMKEKVKEAKAKKNDKKKKPSE, from the coding sequence ATGAAAAAAATTCTAACGATCTTAACAAGTGTTGCCTTGGTCGCGACGGCTTCTGTGTTTGCTCATGACCACGACGGTCATGGAAGGAATGCGATGGCTGGAGATCATTTTAAAAAAATGGATGCCAACGGTGACAATAAAGTTTCTAAAGAAGAATGGCAAAAATTTCATGATGGTTTTTTCACTGAACTTGACAAAGACGCTGATGGATCAGTGACTTTAGAAGAGATGAAGGCCGCTCGTATTGAAAAACGAGATGAGAAAAAAGAAGAAATGAAAGAAAAAGTCAAAGAAGCGAAAGCCAAAAAAAACGATAAAAAGAAAAAACCATCCGAATAA
- the trhA gene encoding PAQR family membrane homeostasis protein TrhA, with translation MKAKKSKIKPSKKSNHSSKPTNKQKTSSKKKEIIQESSTTNLRTQDNLSHQSTAELIDTIHEYSIGHEIANAVTHGIGGGLSIAGLSILLTMAVLYGDVWHIVSSAIYGATLILLYLASTLYHGIYHTATKRIFKVIDHASIYLLIAGTYTPFTLVSLRQHSEWGWTLFLVVWILAFAGVLLLLLFPGKYSGARVVVYILMGWLAIFVIKDIRTAIGMGGISWLVAGGLSYTVGVIFYLWDSLPFNHAIWHLFVLSGSLCHFFAILFYVLPSVTK, from the coding sequence ATGAAAGCGAAAAAATCCAAAATCAAACCATCCAAAAAATCGAATCATTCTAGTAAACCAACGAACAAACAAAAAACTTCATCCAAAAAAAAAGAAATCATCCAAGAGAGTTCCACAACTAACTTACGAACACAGGATAACCTTTCTCATCAATCAACGGCAGAACTGATTGATACCATTCATGAATATTCCATTGGACATGAAATTGCAAATGCAGTCACACATGGAATTGGAGGTGGACTCAGCATTGCTGGTCTTTCTATTTTATTGACAATGGCCGTTTTGTATGGAGATGTTTGGCATATTGTGAGTTCGGCAATATATGGAGCCACTCTCATTCTTTTGTATCTTGCTTCTACTCTCTACCACGGAATTTATCACACAGCAACAAAACGCATATTTAAAGTAATCGATCATGCCTCCATTTATTTGTTGATCGCAGGTACATATACTCCATTTACGCTTGTTAGTTTGCGTCAACACTCGGAGTGGGGATGGACCTTGTTCCTAGTAGTTTGGATTTTGGCTTTTGCCGGGGTTCTATTACTGTTATTGTTCCCAGGAAAATATAGTGGTGCCCGAGTTGTCGTTTATATCTTAATGGGTTGGCTTGCGATTTTTGTTATCAAAGACATTCGAACGGCCATTGGAATGGGAGGTATATCTTGGCTTGTAGCAGGTGGGCTTAGTTATACAGTAGGTGTAATTTTTTATCTTTGGGATAGCCTGCCATTTAATCATGCGATCTGGCATCTATTTGTTCTTTCGGGAAGTCTTTGTCATTTTTTTGCAATTTTGTTTTATGTATTACCTTCGGTGACAAAGTAA
- a CDS encoding NAD(P)-dependent alcohol dehydrogenase: MKVIAYRNYGPPEVLKLEEREIPTPKKNEIRIKIYNTAVNSGDWRIRKADPKLAKLYFGIFKPKQPILGISIAGVVDSLGKDVTKFKIGDKVFGSTGMRLGAYAEYTCIPESSVILRLPEEISFSEGACLSFGGLTALDFIQKCNLQKNQTFIVYGASSSVGTAAIQLAKHFGAIVTAVCSQKNFDLVKSLGADFVMDYETFLSESHNKKYDVVFECVGKSSITSNLLHRSEGGVLVLVGASFKEMFQAAWISLTKGINIKFGPIAETLENLNILTELTRKGIYKVVIDKFFPLEAMAEAHRYVEAGHKKGNVAINIDND; this comes from the coding sequence TTGAAAGTAATTGCTTATAGAAATTATGGACCACCTGAAGTTTTAAAACTGGAAGAACGGGAAATCCCAACGCCAAAAAAAAATGAAATCAGAATCAAAATTTACAATACTGCAGTCAATTCTGGTGATTGGCGCATCCGCAAAGCAGATCCTAAACTGGCAAAATTATATTTTGGAATTTTTAAGCCAAAACAGCCTATCTTAGGAATATCAATCGCAGGTGTAGTCGATTCTTTAGGCAAAGATGTAACAAAATTCAAAATTGGGGATAAGGTTTTTGGATCCACGGGAATGCGACTAGGAGCTTACGCAGAATATACTTGTATACCTGAATCCTCTGTCATCCTCCGCCTTCCTGAGGAAATAAGTTTTTCGGAAGGTGCTTGCCTATCTTTTGGTGGATTGACTGCACTTGATTTTATTCAAAAATGTAATCTTCAAAAAAATCAAACTTTCATTGTTTATGGAGCATCCAGTTCTGTGGGAACGGCAGCGATCCAATTGGCAAAACATTTTGGTGCAATAGTAACAGCCGTTTGTAGCCAAAAGAACTTTGATTTGGTAAAATCATTAGGTGCCGATTTCGTAATGGATTATGAAACCTTTTTATCAGAATCACATAACAAAAAATATGATGTTGTATTTGAGTGTGTTGGGAAATCTTCCATAACATCCAATTTATTACATCGTTCAGAAGGAGGAGTTTTGGTTTTAGTAGGTGCTTCCTTCAAAGAGATGTTTCAGGCTGCTTGGATTTCTCTCACAAAAGGTATCAATATTAAATTTGGACCAATAGCTGAGACTCTTGAAAATTTAAATATTTTAACTGAACTCACAAGAAAAGGAATCTATAAGGTAGTTATTGATAAGTTTTTCCCACTGGAAGCAATGGCAGAAGCACATCGATATGTGGAAGCTGGACACAAAAAGGGAAATGTAGCAATCAACATAGACAATGATTGA
- a CDS encoding TetR/AcrR family transcriptional regulator — protein sequence MVKKKTEKPNKSPLKTNLKKRNALSKHLVLMTAIQLADESGLEELSMRSLALRLGVEAMSLYNHVKNKDELLDGMVDLVVSQITLPKIGGDWKKEMKKRARSAREILNLHPWSPMLIVSRINIGPAMLTYFDATLGCLHSAGFSLPMADHIINAIDSHIYGYILQELNFPIDPKEYSKVAEGYLTSLEKSPFLNLISLTKKVVSGKYNGLHDFEFGLDLILNGLSPQMNVAKVYRKKK from the coding sequence ATGGTAAAAAAGAAAACAGAGAAACCAAATAAAAGCCCACTAAAAACAAATTTAAAAAAGAGGAATGCCCTATCGAAACATTTGGTTCTAATGACAGCAATCCAGTTGGCGGATGAGTCCGGTTTAGAAGAATTATCAATGAGAAGTTTGGCCTTACGTCTTGGTGTTGAAGCAATGTCATTGTACAATCACGTAAAAAATAAAGATGAACTTTTGGATGGAATGGTAGATTTAGTAGTCTCGCAAATCACTTTACCGAAGATAGGCGGTGACTGGAAAAAAGAAATGAAAAAGAGGGCAAGATCTGCCAGGGAGATTTTAAATTTACATCCTTGGTCACCAATGTTGATTGTATCCCGGATCAATATAGGACCTGCTATGTTAACTTATTTTGATGCTACGCTTGGTTGCCTTCATTCTGCCGGATTTTCATTGCCTATGGCAGACCATATTATCAATGCGATCGATAGTCATATCTATGGATATATATTACAAGAGTTGAATTTCCCCATTGATCCCAAAGAATACTCCAAGGTTGCTGAAGGTTATTTGACAAGTTTGGAGAAAAGTCCCTTCCTTAATTTGATTAGTTTAACAAAAAAAGTTGTGTCTGGAAAATACAATGGTCTTCATGATTTTGAATTTGGTTTGGATTTAATTTTGAATGGTCTTTCTCCGCAAATGAATGTTGCGAAAGTCTATAGAAAGAAAAAATAA
- a CDS encoding alginate export family protein — protein sequence MYAGNHRMIIGLLWLGIFLTSFTIPLEAQFITPTKKEVPETPPPPPTPPPQPPALPEEPVEYVSPMKGNLSGEYLKSLQVTAKQRKAMQENTNLWFADRFRVGFGIRPKADSLYNTDFDRSTPDNRNTVSNQTQFYIIGDLTPNVLFKITMQDVRLWGGEITSGAADQKFGVIPNGGTLVDTTKQKEVALNNYTGIREAFVDLKTTNQMFRVRTGRQILDYGDGRILGSRNDSLNGNSFDAVRTTFNIQKQSLDFFGAIISSENNANSMVSNNSTRLGGTGNASYYGAHYGYKPWEWLGIEVYNFTLYKQKQKATSTTANYGSEIYYRGPDQLNTSGFRLTNRTKNNTIASETGIDWMVEAAWQTGFNGERVSPDWLNQTGTYTTDKKTGEPPPLSSRVQYKANIVAVQLGYTPVKEFRIGVQYVQASGDPNRNDGSVATYNPLFATRRMAGGGMPFSGNGNSGMVFWQNIKDYSVHIKYESAKWGVFIINPHWYYKVKLQDGYYDNNNYVAGSKATGETASTEDYYNTEAYNQNRPKLGRHVATEINLIYIVTPFENVSFWFGASSLYAGDAIRNQKNNPHETDPYHRYDFKPNSSYFTFQSVFAI from the coding sequence ATGTACGCAGGCAATCATCGAATGATCATTGGTCTCTTATGGTTGGGGATTTTTTTAACATCCTTTACCATACCTTTGGAAGCACAGTTCATCACTCCCACTAAAAAAGAAGTGCCCGAAACTCCACCGCCTCCGCCAACGCCACCACCACAACCCCCTGCTTTGCCGGAAGAACCAGTTGAATACGTGAGTCCGATGAAAGGAAATTTATCCGGAGAATACTTAAAAAGTTTACAAGTTACCGCAAAACAAAGAAAGGCGATGCAAGAAAACACTAACCTTTGGTTTGCCGATCGTTTCCGTGTTGGATTTGGCATTCGACCAAAAGCAGATTCACTTTATAATACAGACTTTGACAGGTCCACACCTGACAATCGGAATACGGTGAGCAACCAAACTCAGTTTTATATTATTGGGGATTTAACTCCTAATGTTTTATTTAAAATAACCATGCAGGATGTACGCCTTTGGGGTGGAGAAATTACAAGTGGAGCTGCAGATCAAAAATTTGGTGTGATCCCAAATGGTGGAACTCTAGTTGATACCACCAAACAAAAGGAAGTTGCTTTAAACAATTATACTGGCATTCGCGAAGCCTTTGTTGATTTAAAAACGACCAACCAAATGTTCCGAGTTCGTACGGGTCGCCAAATTCTGGACTATGGAGACGGAAGAATTCTGGGATCTAGAAATGATAGTTTGAACGGTAACTCTTTTGATGCTGTGCGAACAACATTTAACATCCAAAAACAAAGTTTAGATTTTTTTGGTGCAATCATTAGTTCAGAAAATAACGCCAACAGTATGGTATCTAACAATTCGACAAGACTTGGTGGGACAGGAAATGCTTCTTATTATGGTGCTCATTATGGGTATAAACCATGGGAATGGTTAGGAATTGAGGTTTATAATTTTACTTTATACAAACAAAAACAGAAAGCAACCAGTACAACTGCAAACTATGGATCCGAAATTTATTACCGAGGTCCAGACCAACTCAACACTTCTGGATTTCGACTTACCAACAGGACTAAAAATAATACAATCGCAAGTGAAACAGGAATTGACTGGATGGTAGAAGCTGCATGGCAAACAGGATTTAATGGAGAAAGAGTATCGCCAGATTGGCTAAACCAAACAGGAACATATACAACGGATAAAAAAACCGGAGAACCCCCTCCTTTATCATCCCGAGTTCAATACAAAGCAAATATCGTTGCCGTTCAGTTAGGTTACACACCTGTAAAAGAATTTCGAATTGGCGTACAATATGTCCAAGCTTCTGGGGACCCCAATAGAAATGATGGAAGTGTTGCGACGTACAACCCACTCTTTGCAACAAGACGAATGGCCGGAGGTGGGATGCCATTCTCAGGAAACGGAAATTCGGGAATGGTTTTCTGGCAAAACATCAAAGACTATTCCGTTCACATTAAATATGAATCTGCAAAGTGGGGAGTATTTATTATTAACCCACACTGGTATTATAAAGTAAAACTCCAAGATGGTTATTATGATAACAATAACTATGTTGCAGGAAGTAAAGCAACAGGGGAAACCGCGTCGACTGAAGATTACTATAATACTGAAGCATATAATCAGAACCGACCAAAGTTAGGAAGGCATGTGGCCACAGAAATTAATCTTATCTATATCGTCACACCATTCGAAAATGTTTCCTTTTGGTTTGGTGCAAGTTCTTTATATGCGGGAGATGCAATTCGAAATCAAAAAAATAATCCACACGAAACCGATCCATACCATCGGTACGATTTCAAACCAAACTCAAGTTACTTTACTTTCCAGAGTGTGTTTGCCATTTAA
- a CDS encoding DUF1415 domain-containing protein, whose amino-acid sequence MNNWLVFNDRFSEINKESEIKGYKLEKQPKHSETADEILFKTKEWIQKAVIGLNLCPFAKPSFSSNTIRYTISHSQNNKELLADLKSELNTIVSSDPLLVETTLLIHPYVLDDFLDQNDFLDETDRLLRQLNLEGIIQIANFHPHFQFADQHIDDITNFVGRSPYPILHLLREDSISRIVDTHPNIDSIFENNRKTMKKLGHEGWRQLGQ is encoded by the coding sequence TTGAACAATTGGCTTGTTTTTAATGATCGGTTTTCTGAAATCAACAAAGAATCAGAAATAAAAGGATACAAATTGGAAAAACAACCAAAGCATTCAGAGACTGCAGATGAGATTTTATTCAAAACAAAAGAATGGATTCAAAAAGCAGTGATAGGGCTTAACCTTTGTCCTTTTGCAAAACCTAGTTTTTCATCCAATACAATTCGTTATACGATCAGCCATTCTCAAAACAACAAAGAACTTTTAGCCGATCTAAAATCAGAATTAAATACCATTGTTTCGAGTGATCCTCTTCTGGTTGAAACTACCCTCCTCATCCATCCTTATGTTTTGGATGATTTTCTTGATCAAAATGATTTTTTAGATGAGACGGACCGCCTCCTTCGCCAATTGAATTTAGAAGGGATCATACAAATCGCAAACTTCCATCCTCATTTTCAGTTTGCTGATCAACACATAGACGACATAACTAATTTTGTTGGACGATCTCCATATCCTATATTACATCTGTTACGTGAAGATTCCATCAGTCGAATCGTTGACACACATCCAAATATTGACAGTATTTTTGAAAACAATCGAAAAACGATGAAAAAATTAGGCCATGAAGGATGGCGCCAACTTGGACAATAA